A genomic region of Candidatus Aquicultor sp. contains the following coding sequences:
- a CDS encoding potassium channel protein, whose protein sequence is MRRLWLTFALFVSVVVLGIVGYMVVLGWSFTDAIYMTIITITTVGFREVRSLSVVGQYFTMILALAGTGTAFYLLISITEFMIEGHLTGLLAERRVEREIKKQKEHYILCGFGKVGANVAEELSTSSADFVIIENNHERVESARSYGYYCIEGDASSDEVLIKAGVERAKGLIAAVDNDADNVFVTLTARVLNPGINIVARSILEESREKLIHAGANRVVSPAFIGGRRMASIMLRPLVSDYLDVVTFGDGLQYRLEEYVVSPSSTIKGKSLADADVRQKTGALVLAIKRTTGEFNTNPSPDTTIESGDHIVVLGTQNQLEAVQNII, encoded by the coding sequence ATGCGACGATTATGGCTTACCTTTGCGCTATTCGTGTCTGTTGTCGTGTTGGGGATCGTTGGATACATGGTCGTTCTAGGCTGGAGCTTTACTGATGCCATCTATATGACCATCATCACGATCACCACTGTTGGGTTTAGGGAAGTACGTTCATTGAGCGTCGTAGGGCAATACTTTACGATGATCCTTGCCCTAGCAGGAACTGGAACAGCGTTTTACCTTCTGATATCAATTACTGAATTTATGATAGAAGGACATTTAACCGGACTATTAGCGGAGAGAAGAGTGGAACGAGAAATTAAGAAACAAAAAGAACATTATATTTTATGCGGATTTGGAAAAGTCGGCGCTAATGTAGCCGAGGAACTCAGCACCTCTAGCGCAGACTTTGTCATCATCGAGAATAATCACGAACGCGTGGAAAGCGCGAGATCTTATGGCTACTATTGTATAGAAGGCGACGCATCGAGCGACGAAGTGCTTATCAAGGCAGGCGTCGAGCGTGCTAAAGGCCTCATTGCAGCAGTAGATAATGATGCCGACAACGTATTCGTAACCTTGACCGCGCGCGTGCTTAACCCCGGTATCAACATCGTCGCGCGGAGCATTCTTGAGGAATCCCGCGAAAAGCTGATTCATGCGGGCGCGAACAGGGTTGTATCACCGGCGTTCATCGGCGGTCGCCGGATGGCATCGATTATGCTTCGCCCGCTCGTATCCGATTACCTCGATGTCGTTACCTTTGGGGACGGTTTGCAATACCGCCTAGAAGAATACGTTGTAAGCCCGAGCTCGACGATAAAAGGCAAGTCGCTTGCCGATGCCGACGTCAGGCAAAAAACCGGCGCGCTCGTTCTTGCGATAAAGAGAACGACCGGCGAGTTCAACACGAACCCGTCTCCGGATACAACTATTGAGTCCGGCGACCATATTGTGGTACTCGGCACGCAAAACCAGCTCGAGGCCGTGCAAAATATCATCTAA
- a CDS encoding adenine phosphoribosyltransferase: MDLKSYIRDIPDWPKEGIVFKDITPLLADKDGFKYAIDSMAEHYDGERIDVVLGAEARGFIFASALAYRLGAGFIPARKPGKLPYKTCRAEYELEYGTDCLEMHEDAIKPGDRVLIADDLIATGGTVSAKAQLVEQLGGTVVGMAFLIELGFLNGREKIGEYEVFSLITY, encoded by the coding sequence GTGGATCTGAAATCATATATTCGTGATATTCCCGATTGGCCAAAAGAGGGGATCGTGTTTAAAGACATAACCCCACTTCTCGCCGATAAAGATGGCTTCAAGTACGCAATCGATAGCATGGCCGAGCACTATGACGGCGAGCGGATCGATGTTGTCCTTGGTGCGGAGGCACGAGGTTTTATCTTTGCAAGTGCTCTGGCGTATAGGCTTGGGGCAGGCTTTATCCCGGCTCGAAAGCCCGGGAAGCTGCCGTATAAAACATGCAGAGCGGAATACGAGCTTGAGTATGGAACCGATTGTCTTGAGATGCACGAGGATGCAATAAAGCCGGGCGACAGAGTTCTAATCGCAGACGACCTCATCGCGACCGGCGGGACCGTATCTGCGAAAGCTCAGCTGGTCGAGCAACTAGGCGGCACCGTGGTAGGCATGGCATTTCTTATCGAGCTTGGGTTCTTAAACGGACGTGAAAAAATCGGCGAATATGAGGTATTCTCACTCATCACGTACTAA
- the iorA gene encoding indolepyruvate ferredoxin oxidoreductase subunit alpha produces the protein MKVLLTGNEAIAHGAYAAGVTVACGYPGTPSTEILESLAKYEDVDASWAPNEKVALEVGIGASLAGARALVTMKHVGLNVAADPLFTLAYTGVNGGIVVITADDPGMHSSQNEQDNRHYAKAAKIPMLEPSDSSEAAWLIEKAFTISERFDTPVLLRTTTRVNHSKSLVDASDERVQKEPSYEKDPQKYVMVPAHAQKRREVVESRMAALADYAEEFPGNRVEWGDRQIGFITSGISYQYVRETFPEASVLKIAMINPLPKRMITDFIDHVERAIVVEELDPYIEDQIRGWGLTVEGRNYIPGIGELNTEIIREALNEEEIEAPVEDVKTEEMPQRPPMLCPGCPHRGVFYTLSRMKLIVNGDIGCYTLGVMPPLNAMDSCICMGASIGNAEGMHKATGRKDIVAVIGDSTFVHSGITPLINTFYNQDPTTTIILDNRTTAMTGRQGHAGTGVKLQGENTKPLDFEQLTRAIGIESVQVIDPYELKEVRQALEEAIAQDEPSVIISQRPCLLVERSKNGPLMVTADNCIGCKVCLRLGCPSISWKDERAVIDTASCVGCGVCAQLCKSDAIVEYTQPDKGAGI, from the coding sequence ATGAAGGTACTGCTAACAGGCAATGAAGCCATCGCTCATGGTGCATACGCTGCCGGAGTAACCGTAGCGTGTGGATATCCCGGCACGCCGAGCACAGAGATCCTTGAATCGCTGGCTAAGTACGAAGACGTCGATGCCTCGTGGGCGCCGAATGAAAAGGTCGCGCTTGAGGTTGGCATCGGCGCGTCATTAGCGGGTGCGAGAGCGCTCGTAACGATGAAGCACGTAGGATTAAACGTTGCCGCCGATCCGCTCTTTACGCTAGCGTATACGGGTGTTAACGGCGGTATTGTTGTTATTACAGCCGATGACCCAGGCATGCATAGTTCACAAAACGAGCAAGATAATCGTCACTATGCGAAAGCGGCAAAAATACCGATGCTTGAGCCAAGTGACAGCAGTGAAGCCGCTTGGCTTATCGAAAAAGCCTTTACAATTAGTGAGCGCTTCGACACGCCGGTACTATTGCGCACAACAACCAGGGTGAACCATTCCAAATCATTGGTCGACGCCAGCGACGAGCGTGTGCAAAAAGAGCCGTCCTACGAGAAAGACCCCCAAAAATACGTCATGGTACCGGCGCACGCCCAGAAACGCCGCGAAGTCGTTGAGAGTAGAATGGCTGCGCTCGCAGATTACGCCGAGGAGTTCCCCGGAAACCGCGTCGAGTGGGGCGACCGGCAAATCGGCTTTATAACGAGCGGTATTTCATATCAATATGTACGCGAAACATTTCCAGAAGCATCGGTTCTGAAAATCGCTATGATAAATCCGCTGCCGAAACGGATGATAACCGATTTTATAGACCATGTTGAGCGGGCCATAGTAGTAGAAGAGCTCGACCCGTATATAGAGGACCAGATTAGAGGCTGGGGTTTAACTGTTGAAGGCCGAAACTATATTCCGGGAATCGGCGAGCTCAACACCGAGATTATTCGTGAAGCGCTCAATGAAGAAGAGATCGAAGCGCCGGTTGAGGATGTAAAAACTGAAGAGATGCCGCAGCGACCGCCAATGCTGTGCCCCGGCTGTCCGCACAGGGGCGTATTCTACACACTTAGCCGTATGAAGCTTATTGTAAATGGTGATATCGGGTGCTATACGCTGGGCGTTATGCCGCCGCTTAATGCTATGGATAGCTGTATCTGTATGGGAGCAAGCATCGGCAACGCCGAGGGCATGCACAAGGCGACGGGCCGGAAAGATATAGTGGCCGTAATCGGTGATTCAACTTTTGTGCACTCCGGTATAACGCCGCTAATAAATACGTTCTACAATCAAGACCCGACGACTACGATAATTCTCGATAATCGCACGACGGCGATGACCGGCCGCCAAGGTCATGCGGGCACCGGCGTTAAGTTGCAGGGAGAAAATACAAAACCGCTCGACTTCGAGCAGCTCACGAGGGCTATCGGCATCGAGTCGGTGCAAGTCATAGATCCATACGAGCTCAAAGAAGTACGGCAGGCGCTAGAAGAGGCTATTGCCCAAGATGAGCCGTCCGTCATAATTTCACAACGGCCGTGTTTGTTGGTTGAAAGATCAAAAAATGGGCCACTGATGGTAACCGCTGATAATTGTATTGGCTGCAAGGTGTGTTTGCGGCTCGGCTGCCCCTCAATTTCTTGGAAAGATGAACGGGCCGTTATAGATACGGCAAGCTGCGTCGGGTGCGGTGTCTGCGCCCAATTATGTAAAAGCGATGCGATAGTGGAATATACACAGCCCGACAAGGGAGCTGGGATTTAA
- a CDS encoding indolepyruvate oxidoreductase subunit beta: MVSDVKDILLVGVGGQGTILAADILSQVLVSVEYDVKMAEIHGMSQRGGGVSTMIRFGSKVFSPITEKGKADYVIAFELLEALRWSDYVKPGGVMIANTERIEPLPVILGKAVYPNDIEEKIKAKGINLITIDAAKFAEQAGTKKAANMVLLGCLAALMPIGKEAWYGYIERRVPSKTIEINKKAFDLGYEIISTTASMV, translated from the coding sequence ATGGTAAGCGATGTTAAGGATATCCTGCTCGTAGGAGTAGGGGGACAAGGAACAATTCTAGCGGCCGATATTCTATCGCAAGTACTCGTAAGCGTTGAGTACGATGTGAAAATGGCCGAAATACACGGCATGAGCCAACGAGGCGGCGGCGTTAGTACGATGATCCGTTTCGGAAGCAAAGTATTTTCACCGATCACCGAAAAGGGCAAAGCCGACTATGTAATCGCTTTCGAGCTGCTGGAGGCACTCCGTTGGAGCGATTATGTAAAGCCGGGCGGCGTCATGATAGCGAATACGGAGAGAATCGAGCCGCTGCCGGTCATTCTCGGCAAGGCCGTCTATCCAAATGATATTGAAGAAAAGATTAAGGCAAAAGGCATAAATCTCATAACAATCGATGCCGCGAAATTCGCCGAGCAAGCAGGCACCAAGAAGGCGGCAAACATGGTCCTTTTAGGTTGCCTGGCGGCACTTATGCCAATCGGCAAAGAGGCATGGTACGGCTATATCGAACGCAGGGTGCCATCAAAAACAATAGAAATTAACAAGAAGGCATTCGATTTAGGTTACGAAATCATCTCAACAACGGCATCGATGGTGTAA
- a CDS encoding ABC transporter substrate-binding protein, with product MKRTIVILLALALVLLALGCQGSSQQSTSGQGGNANTADKVPYKIGAVISVTGASAPLGEPEKKALQMEVDKINKDGGVDGHKIEVFIEDDQSDAKNANIAASKLIDEKGVIAIIGGTSTSSTMAMKAKAAQAQVPDVAMAAGIQITDDPGKQWMFRTAQSDALAVQKVIDYMSNTLKIKKFAILNDANGFGESGKNELKKLAPKAGLEVVTSESYKTDDTNMTSQLTKIKGTDAQAVVVWGTNPGPAIAAKNMKELGMKIPYIGSHGISNKSFITLAGSAADGVVFPAGKILVPSSATGEQATVIKTFMDDFKAKYGESANHFAGHAYDAIHIITDALKASGGDKSKLRDEIEKTKDFVGIGGIFSYSLTDHDGTQQSDLIMIKIQNGQWVEASK from the coding sequence GTGAAGAGAACAATAGTTATACTACTTGCACTGGCGTTGGTTTTGTTAGCGCTAGGATGCCAGGGCTCATCACAGCAGAGTACTTCAGGCCAGGGGGGAAATGCAAACACAGCGGATAAAGTGCCGTATAAAATCGGTGCGGTCATATCCGTTACCGGCGCCTCGGCGCCGCTTGGCGAACCGGAGAAAAAAGCGTTGCAAATGGAGGTCGATAAGATCAATAAAGATGGAGGCGTCGACGGCCACAAGATTGAAGTCTTTATAGAAGATGATCAAAGCGACGCAAAGAACGCTAACATCGCTGCATCGAAACTCATCGATGAGAAAGGCGTTATCGCTATTATTGGTGGTACAAGCACATCATCGACAATGGCGATGAAGGCAAAAGCGGCACAGGCGCAAGTTCCCGACGTGGCGATGGCTGCCGGAATCCAAATTACCGATGATCCGGGAAAGCAATGGATGTTTAGAACAGCCCAAAGCGACGCGCTTGCCGTACAAAAAGTTATCGACTACATGAGCAACACACTGAAAATCAAGAAGTTCGCCATCCTTAACGATGCGAATGGCTTTGGTGAGAGCGGTAAGAATGAGCTCAAGAAGTTAGCGCCAAAAGCAGGTCTTGAGGTCGTCACATCAGAATCCTACAAAACCGACGATACGAATATGACCTCGCAGCTAACCAAGATAAAAGGAACAGACGCGCAGGCTGTTGTCGTGTGGGGCACAAACCCCGGTCCGGCCATTGCTGCGAAGAACATGAAAGAGCTCGGCATGAAGATTCCGTATATCGGCAGCCACGGCATCAGCAATAAGAGCTTTATTACCTTAGCCGGTAGTGCGGCCGATGGTGTAGTGTTTCCAGCCGGTAAAATCCTTGTTCCATCATCAGCGACTGGCGAGCAGGCAACCGTTATCAAGACATTCATGGATGATTTCAAAGCGAAATACGGCGAAAGCGCGAATCATTTTGCGGGACATGCGTATGATGCAATCCACATTATCACCGATGCGCTGAAAGCCTCAGGCGGCGATAAGAGTAAACTGAGAGATGAAATCGAAAAGACAAAAGATTTCGTCGGTATCGGTGGAATCTTTAGCTATAGCCTAACCGACCACGATGGAACCCAACAATCGGATCTTATTATGATCAAGATACAAAACGGCCAGTGGGTAGAGGCCAGCAAATAG
- a CDS encoding ABC transporter substrate-binding protein: MKKWVGMLLVLIVPLMLLGCQGSAKQEQATSTSATEAAKEPFKVGAIVSVTGPSAPLGEAEKKTLLLEVEKINAAGGIDGHKIDLFIQDDQSEAKNAVLAVSKLIDEQGVIAIIGGTTTPCTMAIKDAIAKAQIPQMAMAAGIPITKAPNNEWVFRTAQSDAIAVQKVIGYMSTGLKIKKFAIIHDANSFGQSGATELQNLAPKAGLTVVKVDSYKTDDTNMSTQLTKIKGSGAEAVVVWGTNPGPAIAAKNMKELGMTIPYIGSHGIGNKKFIELAGNAAEGVVFPAGKVLVPSSASGEQQTVIQAFLDDYKAKYGEPANSFAGHAYDAINILTKALEKAGSGNEKLRTAITDTKNFNGISGIFSYAQADHDGLKTTDMVMVEIKNGAWQEKK, translated from the coding sequence ATGAAAAAGTGGGTTGGAATGTTGCTGGTTTTAATCGTCCCATTAATGCTGTTGGGATGCCAGGGGTCAGCAAAGCAGGAACAAGCGACTTCAACTTCTGCAACGGAAGCCGCAAAAGAGCCCTTTAAAGTTGGGGCAATCGTATCGGTGACGGGTCCTTCCGCACCGCTCGGTGAGGCCGAGAAAAAGACGCTTCTTTTAGAAGTGGAAAAGATCAATGCTGCCGGTGGCATCGACGGCCACAAAATCGATCTTTTCATCCAGGACGACCAGAGCGAAGCAAAAAATGCAGTGCTGGCCGTCAGCAAGCTTATCGATGAACAAGGTGTTATCGCTATCATTGGCGGCACCACGACGCCGTGCACAATGGCGATCAAAGACGCAATCGCAAAAGCGCAAATCCCGCAAATGGCAATGGCCGCGGGTATACCAATCACTAAAGCCCCAAATAACGAGTGGGTATTTAGAACAGCGCAAAGCGATGCAATTGCCGTGCAAAAGGTCATCGGCTACATGAGCACGGGCTTGAAAATCAAGAAATTCGCGATTATACACGATGCAAACTCCTTCGGGCAGAGCGGTGCTACAGAACTCCAGAATCTCGCTCCGAAAGCAGGACTTACGGTTGTAAAGGTGGATTCATACAAGACTGACGATACTAATATGAGCACGCAGCTTACCAAGATAAAAGGCTCGGGCGCGGAAGCGGTTGTCGTATGGGGCACGAACCCCGGTCCGGCTATCGCTGCAAAGAACATGAAAGAGCTCGGCATGACGATTCCGTATATCGGCAGCCACGGTATCGGCAATAAGAAATTCATAGAACTTGCCGGTAATGCGGCTGAAGGCGTCGTGTTCCCAGCGGGGAAGGTTCTCGTCCCGTCATCGGCGAGCGGCGAACAGCAAACCGTTATTCAGGCGTTTTTGGACGACTACAAGGCAAAATACGGCGAGCCTGCGAATTCGTTTGCCGGGCATGCTTACGACGCCATAAACATTTTGACGAAAGCTCTAGAAAAAGCCGGAAGCGGTAACGAGAAACTTCGCACAGCCATCACAGACACAAAAAATTTCAACGGTATAAGCGGAATATTCTCATATGCACAAGCCGACCATGACGGTCTAAAAACAACCGATATGGTCATGGTGGAAATAAAGAACGGTGCATGGCAGGAAAAGAAATAA
- a CDS encoding branched-chain amino acid ABC transporter permease, giving the protein MHLDQLLQFIISGITSGSIYALIALGFTLIYNSTQIINFAQGEFVMLGGLFAVSLYSVTHLPLVLAIILAIAIVTIVGVVFERLAIRPLKDSSGITLIIVTIGASILMKNVAMIFWGRDPQTMPPFTGDTPINFFGASITPQSLWVIGVLILVVIMLQLFYKRSVIGKAMKATSIDPTAARLMGINTSNIVMLSFAMSAGFASLAGILITPISMTSYSVGGFLGLKGFAAAVLGGLGNPVGAVVGGILLGVLESVSIGFISSGYKDAIAFLILLLVLFIRPSGIMGSKLRGKV; this is encoded by the coding sequence ATGCATTTAGATCAACTTTTACAATTTATTATTAGCGGTATCACGAGCGGAAGCATATACGCACTAATAGCGCTTGGGTTTACGTTAATATATAACTCGACACAGATTATCAACTTCGCACAGGGCGAGTTTGTAATGCTCGGGGGCCTGTTCGCGGTCTCGTTGTATTCTGTTACACACCTGCCGCTTGTTCTGGCAATTATCCTCGCCATCGCCATTGTCACTATCGTCGGCGTTGTTTTCGAAAGACTCGCTATAAGGCCGCTTAAAGACTCATCCGGGATTACCCTGATCATTGTAACCATTGGCGCTTCGATACTTATGAAAAACGTGGCCATGATATTCTGGGGCCGTGATCCTCAGACAATGCCGCCATTTACCGGCGACACGCCAATTAACTTTTTTGGGGCATCTATAACCCCGCAATCGCTGTGGGTTATCGGGGTCCTTATCCTCGTTGTCATCATGCTTCAGCTATTCTACAAACGCTCGGTAATCGGTAAGGCGATGAAGGCAACCTCTATAGATCCTACCGCTGCCCGTTTGATGGGCATTAATACATCGAACATCGTGATGCTGTCATTTGCCATGAGCGCGGGATTCGCATCGCTGGCAGGCATTCTCATTACGCCGATATCGATGACAAGCTATTCGGTCGGCGGATTTCTCGGCCTCAAAGGGTTTGCCGCAGCGGTTTTGGGCGGCCTCGGTAATCCGGTCGGTGCCGTCGTCGGCGGTATCCTGCTCGGCGTTCTCGAGTCGGTGAGCATTGGCTTTATTTCGTCAGGATATAAAGACGCAATCGCGTTTCTCATATTATTGCTGGTTCTGTTTATACGGCCGAGCGGAATTATGGGCTCAAAGCTCCGGGGGAAAGTATAG
- a CDS encoding branched-chain amino acid ABC transporter permease — translation MRTNRKPVIQSNWFWVLVYGAIMALLPLALTNNYYIKILIIMGINTIIVLGLNLLMGYAGQVSLGHAAFYGIGAYASAILTTKYGLSPWFGIAASVVLGGLIAYAIAVPTLRLKGHYLAMATLGFAEIVHVLFLELRDYTGGTDGIFGIPSISFGSFTLETPIKLYALVLIITLVALIMAINIINSRVGRALRAVHGSEVAASAMGVDTSKYKIQVFVLSAVLACIGGSLYAHMAGYVSPESFTLGVSITLVTMVVFGGMANVWGAVIGASMLTLLQEYLKGYDDYNFVIFGAILVLAMVFMPKGLVGAGSKLIQIATRRSTPIPETAGDSSAAS, via the coding sequence ATGCGCACTAATCGCAAGCCGGTAATACAATCGAACTGGTTTTGGGTGCTCGTCTACGGGGCGATCATGGCGCTTCTGCCGCTTGCGCTTACCAATAATTATTACATCAAAATCCTCATCATTATGGGGATTAACACCATAATCGTGCTGGGCCTAAACCTGCTTATGGGTTATGCCGGCCAGGTATCGTTAGGCCATGCGGCGTTCTACGGCATCGGTGCGTACGCATCGGCGATTTTAACGACAAAGTACGGGTTGTCGCCGTGGTTCGGGATTGCCGCGTCGGTTGTGCTCGGCGGCTTGATTGCGTATGCAATAGCAGTGCCGACCCTGCGGCTCAAAGGCCACTATCTGGCCATGGCTACGCTTGGTTTTGCAGAGATCGTCCACGTGCTCTTTTTAGAGCTCAGAGACTACACCGGCGGCACCGACGGTATCTTCGGTATCCCATCGATATCGTTCGGCAGCTTTACCCTGGAGACCCCGATAAAGCTCTATGCGCTTGTACTGATCATAACGCTCGTAGCGCTAATCATGGCTATCAATATAATCAACTCTCGGGTCGGCAGAGCGCTGAGGGCAGTGCACGGCAGCGAAGTCGCCGCATCGGCAATGGGTGTTGATACCTCCAAATATAAAATACAGGTTTTTGTACTGAGCGCCGTGCTGGCATGTATCGGCGGCAGTTTGTACGCACACATGGCGGGTTACGTCAGCCCTGAGTCATTTACGCTCGGCGTTTCAATAACCTTGGTAACCATGGTTGTGTTCGGCGGTATGGCGAACGTCTGGGGAGCGGTCATTGGCGCCTCGATGCTTACGTTACTGCAAGAGTACCTCAAGGGTTATGACGATTATAATTTCGTAATTTTCGGAGCGATTCTCGTGCTGGCAATGGTCTTCATGCCGAAAGGCTTGGTTGGAGCCGGCTCCAAGCTGATACAAATAGCAACGCGCCGAAGTACCCCGATACCGGAAACGGCAGGTGATAGCAGTGCCGCTTCTTGA
- a CDS encoding ABC transporter ATP-binding protein, translating to MPLLEIANVTKQFGGLTAVNDVTFRVYSDQIKALIGPNGAGKTTVFNLLTGVDKPTKGAILFDGKEIAGKKPHVIAKQGISRTFQNTQIFGNMSVVENVMVGRHIQTHCGMFRCMLGLPAVRSEDSETRDRAHSLLTLVGLEKEANRSADDLPIGGRHLLEIARALATEPKLLLLDEPAAGLNTEEKDKLAETLYKIRGNGVTILLVEHDMGLVMEISDEVVVLNFGAKIAEGPPLLIQQDEQVIQAYLGQEINNA from the coding sequence GTGCCGCTTCTTGAGATAGCGAATGTTACAAAACAATTCGGCGGTCTGACCGCCGTTAACGATGTAACGTTTAGGGTCTACTCTGACCAGATAAAAGCGCTTATCGGCCCGAACGGCGCCGGTAAAACCACTGTATTCAACCTGTTGACGGGTGTAGATAAGCCGACAAAGGGCGCAATCCTATTCGACGGCAAAGAAATTGCCGGAAAGAAACCGCATGTTATCGCGAAGCAAGGCATATCGCGAACATTTCAAAATACTCAGATATTTGGCAACATGTCGGTCGTCGAGAATGTTATGGTCGGGCGGCATATACAAACGCATTGCGGCATGTTTCGCTGCATGCTCGGGCTTCCAGCTGTAAGAAGCGAAGATTCAGAGACCCGCGACAGGGCGCATTCACTCCTTACGCTCGTAGGGCTGGAGAAAGAGGCAAATAGATCTGCAGATGACCTGCCGATCGGCGGCAGGCACCTTTTAGAAATCGCCCGGGCATTAGCGACCGAGCCCAAGCTCTTACTACTCGACGAGCCGGCTGCAGGTCTTAACACCGAAGAAAAAGATAAACTCGCCGAAACCTTGTATAAAATTAGAGGTAACGGCGTTACCATTCTGCTTGTAGAGCATGACATGGGATTGGTTATGGAGATATCGGATGAAGTGGTGGTCCTAAACTTCGGCGCAAAGATAGCCGAGGGCCCGCCATTGCTTATTCAGCAGGACGAACAGGTCATCCAGGCTTATCTCGGGCAGGAGATAAATAATGCTTAA
- a CDS encoding ABC transporter ATP-binding protein: MLKVKGIDVSYGHVRVLKGIDISVNEGEIVTIIGSNGSGKSTLLKAISGIIKPSSGTMIFSGRQLERMIPEKIVARGISYVPEGRHLFSEMTIIENLELGAYLRFRNRKESNRAIRDDLDFVYGMFPVLKERLSQPAGTLSGGEQQMLAIGRALMSKPKMLLLDEPSMGLAPIIIQGIFKTLKELREKGLTLVLVEQDVAVALSIADRGYVMQNGEIVLHDTGSNLLNNEDVRSIYFGNRKHAHQE, translated from the coding sequence ATGCTTAAAGTGAAGGGCATTGACGTATCGTACGGTCACGTACGGGTACTCAAGGGAATCGATATATCGGTAAACGAAGGTGAAATAGTCACAATTATCGGCTCGAACGGCTCCGGAAAATCGACGCTGCTCAAGGCGATATCAGGCATCATTAAACCTAGCTCGGGCACGATGATCTTTTCCGGGAGACAGCTGGAACGAATGATCCCGGAGAAAATCGTTGCTCGCGGCATTTCCTACGTACCGGAAGGCCGGCATCTTTTCAGTGAGATGACCATCATAGAAAACCTGGAGCTGGGCGCATATTTGCGATTTAGAAACCGCAAGGAATCCAATCGTGCAATCCGAGACGACCTCGATTTTGTATACGGTATGTTCCCGGTGCTCAAAGAGCGGTTGAGTCAACCCGCGGGCACGCTATCGGGCGGCGAGCAGCAGATGCTTGCGATCGGCAGGGCACTTATGTCTAAACCGAAGATGCTTCTGCTCGATGAGCCGTCGATGGGGCTGGCACCGATCATTATTCAGGGGATATTTAAAACGCTTAAAGAGCTCAGAGAAAAAGGCCTCACGCTAGTGCTGGTCGAACAGGATGTCGCCGTTGCACTTAGCATTGCAGACCGCGGCTATGTTATGCAAAACGGAGAAATCGTATTGCACGACACCGGAAGCAACCTGCTCAACAATGAAGATGTTAGGTCTATATATTTTGGCAATCGTAAACATGCCCACCAGGAATAA